CTAACCCCGCTTTTTAAGACACTTTCCTTCGCTTGCTGAATCCAACCAACCCTATCAGTCCTATACCGAATAACAAGATTGCTGAGGGTTCGGGGACGCGGGCGACGCGGGTCAAGAATATGCTTCCATTGAGTAACCAATCCGGATCAACAATACGGCAGCAGTCGCGTAGCTCTATTAACGCCGGTGCTTTCCCGGCGTAAAGCTCCGGTACTAAAGTGTCTGTTCCATCCAAATCATAAAAATTGAAATCTTCTCCAAGCATAGATCCTTGCACCTCTGAACCATCGGCTGCTGTAAGTTCCCATGAACTAACGGCAACAACCGGCGGGCCACCCTGCGCATCATCCCCAAAACCGATCGAATGTCTGCGTACACTGTCGCCTATTGGTACTGGAGAATTTCCACCGAAAAAACTCAGGCCTCCGATGCTAAGGTCGAAGCTCACAATATCAAGAAAGACTGGACATTCACAGATTTCTGTTTGGGGTAGGTAGGCACCACTTCGCCTTACCGTCGTGTCAATCAGCATTGAGCCGAAAATGGGCAGGATACTGCCCGCACCCTGGTTAGAGACTGAACCTGCAACGGAGTTTTCCCACAATTCCGCGCCTTCCAGCGGATTCGCGTCACTAATAATTCCCGCATTAGCCTGCGCGGACACAAGTAATAGAATTGAAGCCCCAAGAATTAGTTTAATTCTTTTCATGCTCATTCCTCCGATAGACTCCGCTATCTTCCCATAAGCACATTTTGCTGGCGTTACGCGATTCACATAGTTGACATAGCCAAGCCCTGTACCTCTAGTGATTTAAGGATTCAACCGACGCTGCTGCTCACGCAAAGCCCTGGAAAGTTCGCGTAGCTGCATCCATACTCCGCCCTTATACGCGTTCTGGGAAACCTTATCCTTACCGGCTTTGGTTCTCGGCCCCGTCGATTTCTCCCAAGGCCGCCATTGCTGGATCAGCTTCGCCTGTCGTTCCCGTCGCTCTTGTGTCCAACCGTTCGCCATCCTTTTGCTCCAATTGTTTGTTTTGCTGATTTTGATTTTTCCGCGCGCGAGGGGTGTCGGGGGTATTGTTTACCTGTTGAGGTCCTTGGGCAATGTTTGCTTGTCCGACATAACCCATTATTGGCGGATTCTTGATAGCTGATAGCGCCTCCCAGGTGGCTCTACATTGAGATTGTGCCCGTAAGGCCAGTTTCAGGTATATATCTAGATTGTTCATGTATTCGGCCTTAATGGCCCTTGACGCCAGATTGTTGAAGATGGCATCCAAGGTATGGGCTTGCGTGGTTAGCATGGCTTCTGCACGGCTCATATCGCCATCATTACTGGCTTTGGTCTGCTCGACCAGCGAATCAATTAAACAATTCAGTTCGATATCGCCAAAGGCATTGTCATAAGCCTTCAGTGTAACTGCTGCTTGTACTGAGGGACGTAGCACGCCTCGTGCTAGGCCCATGCCTTGATTCTCATCAGGCTGAACATACACATTAATTTGATTCGAATTAGGTTTTTTTGCTGTTTTTCGTTTACTGGCCATCTCGCTAAATCTCTGTCACAAAAAATTCGCCTAAATTGTTGTTTATATGTGGCAAAATCGGGGTGTTTTCACAAAAAAACTTTTGTAAGTATGTGTAATATAATCAGAATCGGATTGATCTACTGCCACGTGGTGCAATCCGAGGACATCGAGAACTTCGTTGCCTGATCCTGCGGTTCACAGCAACTACTACGAAGCCCCTGCGGCCACTCCTGATGTCGATGAAATCTGGTGTTACTGCGACTGCCCGTGTTACTCGCCGGGTGACAGGATCGGTTTTCACGTCTCAACCACGGCCAAAACCTATCGCCTTGAAATTGCGCGTGACGGTATTGCGTTCGAAATCCTGTTTAACAGCGATGCGCTACCCGGTAAACGCCATGACACGCCGACCGATGCCTCGGTAGTCGGCTGCGGCTGGCCGGTCGGCTTCGAATTCAAGATTCCCGACGACTGGCCGTCGGGTGGATACCGGGTCACCAGTCGTATCGAGACGACTGGTGGTATTCGCGAACAGCATCATTTATTTTTGCTGCGCGCGAATCATGCCGAACGCGCGCAGCGCATGCTGCTGGTTTCATCAACCGGTACCTGGTGCGCGTATAACAACTGGGGCGGGTCGAATCATTACGAGGGCATCACAGGTCCCGCGGGTAGCGACTATTCACCGATCCTTTCGCTGCATCGACCGTTACCAAGGGGATTCGTCGTGTTACCAGTCGACGCACCCCGGGCGGCTCTGGCCGCCGCGCCGGCACATGACGAACCGGTTTCGTATCCGCACATGGAATGGGCCTATGCTACCGGCCATTCGAAGAAATATGCTTCGGCCGGCTGGGCTTCTTACGAACGCCATTTCATGCACTGGGCCGAACGTGCCGGCTTCGATGTGGATATCGTGTCCCAATATGATCTGCAACTGTGCCCCGAAGTTATCGAAGATTATCCCTGCCTGGTTTTCATTGGCCACGACGAATACTGGTCCTGGGAAATGCGCGACACGGTTGATGCCTATGTCGAATCCGGTGGTCGCGTGGCGCGCTTTGCCGGCAACTTCATGTGGCAGACCAGGCTCGAGGACGACGGCCGCAGGCAGGTCTGTTACAAGTACCGCGCCCTCGACGAGGACCCCGCCCGCGGTAGCAATCGCATCACGACAAGCTGGGAAGCGCCGCAAGTGGGGCGTCCGGGCGCGATGACTTTCGGCCTCAACGCACTGCACGGCGTCTACGCCGGCTGGGGTGGTTGTGTCGCGTTTGGCGCCGGCGGTTTTCCGCTTTACCGGCCTGACCACTGGGCTTTCGAGGGAACCGGTCTCGGTTACGGCGACGTGCTCGGCGCCGGCAGTCGCATCTTTGCCTACGAGGTCGACGGCCTCGACTACGAGATTCGTGACGGCCTACCATACCCGGTAGACCGGGAAAAGATACCCGATGGACTTGAAATACTCGCACTTGGCCTTGCGTCCAACGCTGAGGTTGCTCGAGGTGTCGATGACGATGCGCTTTTCCTCGGTTCCGAGGATTGCGCCTTCCGCGCCGAAATGCTGCATGGCGAGATAAATCGGCAAACCATGGCGCTCGCGGCCCGCGGTTCCGGTATGATTGTGTCTTTTCCGAGGGGGAGGGGCGAGGTTTTTCACGCCGGCAGCGTCGAATGGGTGGCCGGTCTGATCCGCAACGATGCGCAGGTAGAGCGGGTCACGCGAAACGTGTTAAACCGATATTTGCAGGCATAAACGGGAACGGGCCAAGGCACCTGATAACCTGGAACAACCTTGTCCAGGGCTACTGTCGGGCGCGCCGAAATGATCATATCGCCTGCCTGTGACCTGGGTTAAATCCGGGAAGAACTGTTTAGAACCAACCTCGAAAAACTGATTGACCTGTCTTGAAGCCGAAGAGCAAAGATGATGGTTACGGTCACAAATATCGAATTAGCCGATCGCGGAGATTGGGAGCTGCTGTACCACGGCTACGCCGAATTTTACCAGGTGCCGATGAATGAGCAGATTCTGGACACCGTGTGGGATTGGATTCACGATACCGACAATCCCTTCTTTGGCCTGATTGCCAGGAATGCAGACGACAAGGCGCTTGGATTGATGCATTGCCGGCAAATGCCGTCACCGCTGCGCGGCGCACTGGTTGGATTTCTCGACGATTTATTCGTGGATCCGGAAGCCCGTGGGTAGGGCGTGGTGGAGGAACTTTACGTGGCGCTAAACCGGCTTGGCAAGGAACAGGGTTGGCCCTTTATCCGCTGGATTACCGCGGAAAACAATTATCGCGGGCGCGCGGTATACGACAAGCTATCGGAAAAAACCCACTGGGTCACTTACCAGATGATGGTAGTATAACAGCAGGGTATCGGGGTCAATATCCTGTTAACCGGAAACGCCGGCCGGCAGGTACTGGTTGGCCTCGTCGATGAATCCTTGCTGCCTTGCGATCACACGCACCTGCTGATGAAACTGATCGCGTGACACGTTGCAGATTTGCAGGTGTCGGTTCAAATCTTTGAAACCTTTCCTGGAGTGCATGACACGGTGGTTGTCGAAAAAAACCGCGTCGCCAGCGTCAAGCTGAAAACAGAACTGATTTTGTTGCAGCAGCATCAGGGCGCTGAGTTTTGAATTGGCCGCGTGCAGCTGCCCTGCAAGCTCACCGGGAATATCGATTGGTGCCATCGAACGCGGGTGAAAGCGGAATCCGACCAGGTTACCGCTTTCGTCAACATTCAACGCGCGCGCCCGGGTGCGGAAGTCCATGCCTGCATCGGGAACAATGCGATGGTAGGTTTGCGGGCAGCCTGATAGCAGCCTGAAGGCTCCGGGATTCTGCTGCCTGAGCCGGGTTGCGATCTGGAATCCATCTACCAGCACCGATTCGCCACCATCGCTTGCTGGATTTATGCAGTAAAGAACCAGGATTCCGGTCGGCGTATGCAGGTAAGCCTCGTCAGTGTGTGGCGGGATGACCTGCGTTGTATTTCCGTAAGTGTGAGCGTTTTTGTCGGGCTTCAGATCGAATACTTTACTGTATGCGGCATCGGAGATTTCACCAATTAATGCAGCCATTTTCTCGATGCCTTGCGGTTTGGTTTTACCATGACGCATGATCGCAATACCGTAGTCACGCAGTGTTCGCAGGAATTCCAGGTAGGCCGGTTCATCCTGTTTCACATCATCGAGGTCATGCGAAACCTGTTCGGGGTCGAGCGAGCCATCCCATAATCGCGGATGCCATGGAACTCGCTGTCGTTGGCCGTCATAGGCGTATTCGTGTAACCACGTGAAATCATATTCCGAGATATGGTCATCGGGCTGCCAGGTGATTTTCAATTGATTCGCGACTTCAATCCTTGCCGGTTTTACATCGATCGCGACATCACTGGGATGCAGGCGCCGGCTGCCGGTGTAACTGTCACCACACAGGTCGCATTGACAGGCGCTGCGGAGCCAGAAATAGTGATAAAAGCTGGCGTTATCGGTATCCCAGTGGAGCACGATGCCGTCGTCCTTCTGGTCGACGGCCGGCATCGCGTTGAGTTGCTCAGGATTGGTCGCCATCAATGGCTACCGTTTCGTGAACCGCCGGCGAGTAAATCTCCAGGCACTCGAAGTCCTCGGAACACTGGATCTCGTTGTGTACGATTCCAGCGGGCTGCAGGC
This sequence is a window from Gammaproteobacteria bacterium. Protein-coding genes within it:
- a CDS encoding PEP-CTERM sorting domain-containing protein; this encodes MKRIKLILGASILLLVSAQANAGIISDANPLEGAELWENSVAGSVSNQGAGSILPIFGSMLIDTTVRRSGAYLPQTEICECPVFLDIVSFDLSIGGLSFFGGNSPVPIGDSVRRHSIGFGDDAQGGPPVVAVSSWELTAADGSEVQGSMLGEDFNFYDLDGTDTLVPELYAGKAPALIELRDCCRIVDPDWLLNGSIFLTRVARVPEPSAILLFGIGLIGLVGFSKRRKVS
- a CDS encoding TauD/TfdA family dioxygenase, encoding MATNPEQLNAMPAVDQKDDGIVLHWDTDNASFYHYFWLRSACQCDLCGDSYTGSRRLHPSDVAIDVKPARIEVANQLKITWQPDDHISEYDFTWLHEYAYDGQRQRVPWHPRLWDGSLDPEQVSHDLDDVKQDEPAYLEFLRTLRDYGIAIMRHGKTKPQGIEKMAALIGEISDAAYSKVFDLKPDKNAHTYGNTTQVIPPHTDEAYLHTPTGILVLYCINPASDGGESVLVDGFQIATRLRQQNPGAFRLLSGCPQTYHRIVPDAGMDFRTRARALNVDESGNLVGFRFHPRSMAPIDIPGELAGQLHAANSKLSALMLLQQNQFCFQLDAGDAVFFDNHRVMHSRKGFKDLNRHLQICNVSRDQFHQQVRVIARQQGFIDEANQYLPAGVSG